From Lacerta agilis isolate rLacAgi1 chromosome Z, rLacAgi1.pri, whole genome shotgun sequence, the proteins below share one genomic window:
- the LOC117040167 gene encoding glutamine synthetase-like, protein MSVSHSSKLNKSVRDQYMKLPLGDKVLVTYIWIDGSGEGLRCKTRTLSKEPKSVEDLPEWNFDGSSTGQSEGSNSDMFLIPVKIFRDPFTLDPNKLVLCEVLKYNRKRAETNLRSSCKIVMDMVKDSQPWFGMEQEYTLLGVDGHPYGWPTNGFPGPQGPYYCGVGANKVYGRDIVETHYRACIYAGVEICGTNAEVMPSQWEFQVGPCEGIEMGDHLWMARYILHRVCEDFGVIATLDPKPITGNWNGAGCHTNVSTKETRQKGGIKFIEAAIDKLSKRHKYHIRMYDPRGGQDNSRRLTGQHETSSIFEFSAGIANRGASIRIPRQVGQDGCGYFEDRRPSANCDPYAVTEAIVRTVLLNETGDEPMVYNNEERLQRAAAKD, encoded by the exons ATGTCTGTGTCACACAGTTCCAAGCTGAACAAGTCGGTCAGGGACCAGTACATGAAGCTGCCCCTGGGGGACAAGGTGCTGGTCACATACATCTGGATCGATGGATCTGGCGAAGGCCTTCGCTGTAAAACCAGAACCCTGAGCAAGGAGCCAAAGAGCGTTGAAG ATCTCCCAGAATGGAACTTCGATGGATCCAGCACAGGCCAGTCCGAAGGCTCCAACAGCGACATGTTCTTGATCCCCGTTAAGATATTCAGAGACCCTTTTACCCTTGATCCCAATAAGCTTGTCTTATGTGAGGTTCTGAAATACAACCGGAAGCGAGCAG AAACCAATTTGAGGAGCAGCTGCAAGATAGTCATGGACATGGTCAAAGACAGCCAGCCTTGGTTTGGGATGGAGCAAGAATACACTTTGCTGGGTGTCGATGGGCACCCATACGGCTGGCCCACGAATGGGTTTCCAGGACCACAAG GACCTTATTACTGTGGGGTTGGGGCCAACAAGGTGTACGGGCGTGACATAGTGGAGACCCATTACAGGGCCTGCATTTATGCTGGTGTGGAGATCTGTGGCACCAACGCTGAAGTCATGCCTTCTCAG TGGGAATTCCAGGTGGGGCCTTGCGAAGGTATTGAGATGGGTGACCACCTGTGGATGGCGAGGTACATTTTGCATCGGGTCTGCGAAGATTTTGGGGTAATCGCCACCTTGGATCCAAAACCGATAACCGGCAACTGGAATGGCGCTGGGTGCCACACCAATGTCAGCACGAAAGAAACAAGGCAGAAAGGGGGTATCAA GTTCATTGAAGCTGCCATAGACAAGCTGAGCAAACGCCACAAGTACCACATCCGCATGTATGACCCTCGCGGGGGCCAGGACAACTCCCGGAGGCTGACGGGCCAACATGAGACCTCCAGCATCTTCGAGTTCTCGGCCGGGATTGCCAACCGTGGGGCCAGCATCAGGATCCCCCGCCAAGTTGGCCAGGATGGGTGCGGGTACTTTGAGGACCGCCGCCCCTCTGCCAACTGCGACCCGTATGCCGTAACAGAGGCCATTGTGAGGACTGTCCTCCTCAATGAGACAGGGGACGAGCCCATGGTTTATAACAACGAGGAGCGGTTGCAGAGGGCGGCCGCCAAAGACTAA